Part of the Zingiber officinale cultivar Zhangliang chromosome 6A, Zo_v1.1, whole genome shotgun sequence genome, gctactttccatctctccactaaAATTTCGTGATTGCagttgattgatggatgatgcaatttttTTCCAACTGaatctgtatccttgaaaattgttgctcttgatgttcactcatttgttgcataatctccctgaatttctatgttgactcatccatctgaggattgttttgttgaaaaggttgtggcataaaatttgttgaaacctcttgaaatccatatgaattCTGGTAGTTTGGATACGATTCCacaaattgtccttgtgcactttcatacctgaaatatgaattatccacccaattagcattaaaaccatttgaaaatgactcatacctattttgttgattcATGTTTGGGTATAATTGATACTCATGCTGAAAATACTGATTCTCCATTCCTCCCCCAAAATTCTGAAATATGGATCCAAgttaaagaaatctcctgttcttcactacaacactaccaatcaaaattagaagactcaaaagcataaagtttcaaacacatgaaaatatgaacagtaaaagcacttaataattcaagaacaaaccaacatgaaaatacaaaaagaaataaacaatCAAATCAATAAAGATGCTAaccaataaaatcaatcaatgcacaatccaaaataaacacacactactagttagttgtCTCCCCGGCAAAGACGCCAAAATTTGGTGcgacctttttgcatgtcacgaggcactccaaattaataaagatgtaaactcattaaaattaagacaagtattgtagtaaggagtcccaagtcatatttttttttcaaggctaactagtgaatgtgtgagtactctagaattgattcaaatgaaaTTATTACATCAATGAGGTCTGTATGGCAATTCCACTTGATTCACATAACAAATTGGCTTCATCTAATAAAATCACTAATAGGATCAGAGAAGGATTATTCTCTTCTAAACAGGATCCAATTTCTTCTCATCAAGTTAGTTTCCATTAAATTTAGATTCCAACATTCACAATTCAACAACAATAGATCTAATCACCAATCAAACTTGTAGAAGCCAAATTAGCATTCCATTCACATTTATAATCAAGATCGGCAATTAAACTCAAATGCTCAAACCAAAGAATGTTGAATAGAAGTAACAATCACAACTTAAGTCAAGCATTCACCACCTTAAACAACAGATCCCAGTGACCTCAAGTCCAATTCAGAGAACAAAGATAAGCTAGTAAATAACCAAAACCTAACTAAACAAACTTGTGTCAATCCTAACTTCTGATTCAAAACAGAAACAGAATTACAAACTAATCTAACAATTTAAATCAAGGATCTGATGGCAGAAGTTAGCTAAGCTTAGTAATCGAAACAAAATTGCAAACATCTAAAGAAGCTGAACGTTGGATTGGATTACATAAATTCAACAAAGTAAGAATTGCAAGCAAGAAAGCAGAATTGGCATTGCAAAAGAGATTCAAACAAATCAAAATAGCAAAGAAATAAatcagatctgaggatctgaGCTAGTTTGAGAACAAACCAAGAGAAAACATAAAGAATTCTaaaccctaacattccacaaaccaaatccgtAGCAAAAACTCCTCTAATTTATTGTAAAACAGAGTCGCCTCTGGAAAACATCCTTCGGGCAACCAACAGTGAAGAACCAAGCTTCCGGCTAATGCATCCTCTCCATCACAACCTCTGGAAAACGCCCTTCGAGCTCACGGATCGGGTAACACTCACAACACACAAAATCAGTAGCTCAACTCTGGAAATTTGCTTCATCCGAGCAACTGATCAAATTGGTTCGAATGCAGCAGATGAAGTGAAGTCGGAATGAAATCTGGATCCTTCTAGGATCGCCCTTCGAGCTCCGGTGGCTGATGAAATCGTAGAGCATGGGAAACACCCTCTGCCTGGATCGCGGAAGGAAGGCAGAATTGAGCTCACGGACTGGAAAACACCCTCGTTCGTGATCTGATCTCGGACGATGAACCCCGGTAGCACAGTGATCGCCAGCGATGAAGAACTCTAGCTCGCGGATCTGGAAGTGGGAATGGGAACTGCGGCGTCACAGCGGAGAAGACGAACACTGTAGCACAATCATGAGGAAGCCGAGCTCACAAgatactgtagcttctcaaagcttttaaacctctcccaatctaatcggacggtccagattgatTTGGGCTGGATCAACGGTTGAATCATCtcggatctggatcaaaacccttggatcttcatctatggctgtgatgtgcttcctcatagcttggatggaccagatcctcgatggatggctcagatctctttgatcttcaatggacggtccataatgctccaaggtttgatcgccccgttaagcccttgatttgagcccaaatgcggtctgatttgatcgggttcaTGACCTTTTGATgcttacaaaataataaacaaatatttgcatcaaataccatgaaaataggttaATTTACATTTAGGTCCAAAATTAtatgtaattatgaaatatgatgtaaatgtgagattaagctatgaatagaccaataaaaatatgcattctgattcaaaataatatagcaaaatcatggttatcacataGCCCACAAATGCATACTTGATTCCTCTAGGACCTAATTGAGTTCGAGTTTTTGCAATaagcaagacacccccacacttTGAAGTAACCTATATTAGGCTTTCTTCCTTTCCATATCTCATAAGGAGGTCTATTATTCCTTTTAAGACAAATTTGATTCACAATATGACATGCTACTAGTAATGCTTCTCCCCATAAGTTAAATGTCAATTTTGCATTTTATTATCATAGCATTTATCATCtccataagaatttaatttttttctttctgcTAAATCATTTTGTTCAGGAGTTCGAGGTGCAACACATTGATGTAAAATTTCATTTACTTCACAAAACaaattaaattcatttaaaaaatattcaccACCTCTATTACTCCTAAATATTTTAATCTCTTTATTAAGTTGGTTTGCCGCTAAAGTTTTATAtactttaaacattttaaaagCTTCATCCTTATGTTTCATTAAATAAACAAATGTGTaccttgaataatcatctataaatgttataaaatatttatttcctCCTCTTGTTTAGATTCCATTTAGTTCACATATATCTGAATGAACAAGATCCAAATTTTGAGTCTTTCTTTCCACACTTTGAAATGATTTCTTAGTCATCTTGCATTTAACACATTTCacattttttaaagttatttaaatcaCAAGATATAATGTCACATTTAATCAGTCTATTCATTGTAGATTTTCTTATGTGTGctaatcttctatgccataaagAAACAGAGTCAATCATGTAAGGAGAAGAAATACATTTATTTATTCCATTGTCACTAGTACATAATTTTACCATCCATCACAAGAAAATCCTTTCCCAACAGTGTTATTAGAGGCCGAAAGGATCAATTTTTTGGACTCATACATAGCCTTAATCTTCACCTTGCTGAGTAGATCACCACTAACCAAATTATGATTCATGTCTGGAACATGAAGGACATTTGTCAAAGTTATTGTTTTTCTTGAAGTAAAGTTTAAACTATACTTCCTTTACCAACTACTTTCGAACGCCCTTCATTTCCCATTTGAATTTCTTGCTCATCTTCAATCTCTTGATAAGTGTTGAATAATGACTTATCATATGCAACATGGACTGTAGCACATGTATCATACCACCATCTTGGCACTTTTCCTTGAATAACATTGACATGACTTAAAATTTCCACAATATTGTCCATGCCTACGGAGTTAATCTTTGCTTCCTCTTTACTCGATTTCTTTTTAAACCTACATTAATATGACTTATAATTGGCACAATATTGTCCATGTCTATGGAGTTAATCTTTGTTTCCTCGATTTCTTTTTAAACCTACAATCTCGAGCATAATGCATAGATTTTCCACAAACAAAGCATGCTCCTTTGGGCTTTCCTTTGGCTTTCTCTATATACTTTTTTGGATGAAGTGGATTTCCTCtcgtcttattattattgttaatttTCATTGGCCGATTTATGACGTTGGCCTTAGAAGTGCCTTCATAAGAATTTTCATTCTTATCTCTCATCATAGATTCTTCCTCAATAGGCAAATGTTTTTGTATTTGTTCTAAAGAAGAATCTTCAGAACTATGAAGAATATTTTTTTGATAACTTTTCCAAGTAGATGACAATGTTTCTATGATTGCATTGACTTGAAAAGATTCCAATAACTCAATTTTTACAGCTCTCATTTTGTTAATAATAATTTGCAATTCATGTACTTGGGGCAGCAATGATTtgttattaagaaatttaaaatcaaagtattttgaaatttaaaacttcttgGTCCCTTCTTCTTCCGCTTTATACTTATTTTCCAATGCTTGCTATATTTTCTTAACAGAGGCAGTGTTTGTGTAGAGATCATAGAGACAATCAgacaaaacatttaaaatatcacCACGACACATCAATTCATCTCGTTTTTGTATTTGTTCTAAAGAAGAATCTTCAGAACTATGAAGAATCTTTTTCTAATAACTTTTCCAAGTAGATGACAATTTTGCTATGATTGCACCGACTTGAAAAAATTCCGATAACTCAATCTTTACAGGTCTCATTTTGTTAACAATAATTTGAAATTCATGTACTTGGGGTAGCAATGATTTAtcattaagaaatttaaaatcaaagtattttgaaattaaaaacttCTTGGTACCTTCTTCTTCCGCTTTATACTTATTTTCCAATGCTTGCCATATTTCCTTAGCAGAGGCAGTGTTTGTGTAGAGATCATAGAGACGATCGGACAAGACATTTAAAATATCACCACGACACATCAATTCATCTTGTTTCCTTTTATCTATTTTGGCCCTTAGATCTTTGTCTTCTTTATTAGTTGGTTTCGGAATGTCTTCCAAATTTGGATCAAGAATGTACAAGATCTTCATTACAGTCAGTAGAAATTTCAATTTGTCTTGCCAACGTATAAAGTTTGTTCCGTCGAACCTATTCAGTTTGACCATGTCTTAATTCATAAACTTTAGTGTTGCCATGGTTATTTCACGCTCCATTATTCCTTCGGAGATCCAACAAAATATAGTTTTTAGATTGTTGTAAAAATGATATGAAGTGATCTCTAAAATTAGGAAACAAATGGTTGAAGACTTGAAACATGTACAAGGTACATTTTCGTAAAAACTATATTTATCTCCTCTAATGTTACTTAAGGGAGCAATGACAAATAGTTTTTGAGATATGACAAGTCTTTGCAATATTTTCTATAAACAACaatagaaaatattttgaaactaaGAGAATATATAAAAATCGGATGAGAGAAAAAAGAAAATTTGTTGTATTTATCTTCACAATCTATAATCTATTTATAGACTTAAATAGTCACATCCAAAGGTCACAATGAATGAATATGCCTCTTGCCAAAAGACATGCATCAAAAGACATAActtattttcaattttgaaaattaaaaaaactacTAAGCTCCAAATTAAAATATGAACAACCATAATTTTACTTTAAATATCCATTCATTTAggtttattatttccttaattaatttcaacaaataaattctaacattagaTAAGATCAGAGTTAGCGCTGTAGCCTATGCAGGCCGTCGCTGTCGGGTTCGTGAAGAAGGCGGTGACAGAGAGCAGGGCAAGAGGGCGGCAGGTGTCACGGCTGGAGGAGTGCATCAAGAGTTTGGAGGAGGAGAAGCGCAAGATCGAAGCTTTCAAGCGCGAGCTCCCTCTCTGCATGCGTCTCGTCTACGAGGGTCGGTCCGATGCTCCTCCCTTCTGTCCTTCCCTTATTTGATTTCGCCTGGATCCTTTTAGGTTAAaattagtgttcttttgtttgggAATTTCTATCGTAGTGATCGAGGAGTTGAAGAGGGAGATCGATCGGTTCCGCGCCGAGGGTTTCGGGCCTGTGTTCCAGGAATTCACGCCGATTAAGGGCAAAATCAACGAGAGTAGCTCGGATTTCAGAGATAAGAAGAACTCGATGAGCTCGTTCCAACTCTGGATCTGCGAGGAAAGTAAAGATACCAAAAACATGACAAGATGAACTTTAAAGAGGTTGGAAATGCATAATTCTTTGCCATTTATTTGGGGGAAAAAATTGAATCTTTGTTCATTTCTCGGAGGATTTTTGCTCttaatggatttctttggttccgATTGCAGAAATCAGTATGTTATTCTCGGAACGGCGGAGATGCGTCCCTGCCGGTATTGGAACTATACAGCTTCAAGGCGGAAGATGAGACTGCCGCTGTGTTGTCTGACCTCTCTCTGTGCTCTACCGCGATCACTCATGGCTTTGTGACTCAG contains:
- the LOC121993745 gene encoding myb family transcription factor EFM-like; the protein is MQAVAVGFVKKAVTESRARGRQVSRLEECIKSLEEEKRKIEAFKRELPLCMRLVYEVIEELKREIDRFRAEGFGPVFQEFTPIKGKINESSSDFRDKKNSMSSFQLWICEESKDTKNMTR